Proteins encoded by one window of Streptomyces sp. NBC_01477:
- a CDS encoding ABC transporter ATP-binding protein has translation MRLGLGRTGAHRRDTEEEPPQDNGPWGPPPVIEVRSLLKTYGHGDATVRALGGPPDPATGVSPGVDLLVEQGDMVAVMGSSGSGKSTLMNILGCLDVPTSGRYLLDGIDVGGLDEHQLSLVRNRKIGFVFQSFNLVPRTPALAQVELPLAYAGVRTAERRRRALAALALVGLADRVDHRPNELSGGQQQRVAVARALVTAPAMLLADEPTGNLDSHSTEEVLSIVDRLNASGRTVVLITHEDEVARHAKRVVRLVDGQVVTDVRQAPVDGPPPALRDPAVFASHSPQAQAQALSRAGGASR, from the coding sequence ATGAGGCTCGGCCTGGGCAGGACCGGCGCCCACCGCAGGGACACGGAAGAGGAGCCGCCGCAGGACAACGGCCCCTGGGGACCGCCACCGGTCATCGAGGTGCGCTCGCTGCTCAAGACGTACGGCCACGGCGACGCGACCGTACGCGCCCTGGGCGGCCCGCCCGACCCGGCGACCGGTGTGTCGCCCGGCGTCGACCTGCTGGTCGAACAGGGCGACATGGTCGCGGTGATGGGCAGCTCGGGGTCAGGCAAGTCCACCCTGATGAACATCCTCGGCTGCCTCGACGTGCCGACCTCCGGGCGCTACCTGCTGGACGGCATCGACGTCGGCGGCCTCGACGAGCACCAGCTCTCCCTGGTGCGCAACCGCAAGATCGGCTTCGTGTTCCAGTCGTTCAACCTGGTGCCGCGCACCCCCGCGCTCGCGCAGGTCGAACTCCCGCTCGCCTACGCGGGGGTGAGGACCGCCGAGCGGCGGCGGCGCGCGCTGGCCGCACTCGCCCTGGTCGGCCTCGCCGACCGGGTCGACCACCGGCCCAACGAACTGTCCGGTGGGCAGCAGCAGCGGGTCGCGGTGGCCAGGGCGCTGGTCACCGCGCCCGCGATGCTGCTCGCCGACGAGCCGACCGGCAACCTGGACAGCCACAGCACGGAGGAAGTGCTCTCGATCGTGGACCGGCTCAACGCGTCGGGGCGCACCGTCGTCCTGATCACCCACGAGGACGAGGTCGCCCGGCACGCCAAGCGCGTCGTGCGGCTGGTCGACGGGCAGGTGGTCACCGACGTACGGCAGGCGCCGGTGGACGGGCCGCCGCCCGCGCTGCGCGACCCCGCGGTCTTCGCCTCGCACTCCCCGCAGGCCCAGGCGCAGGCGCTCAGCAGGGCCGGGGGTGCGTCCCGGTGA
- a CDS encoding efflux RND transporter periplasmic adaptor subunit, translating to MKVLPRRRRAALINSVLGVVVLAGAGGAYAAVHDDGSTSGGTGTARVATVTKGTVLATVSGSGTLASPSDAGLNFTTGGTLTQVKVKPGDKVKKGQVLAKVDATDAKATLQQDQASLTAAEANLTKAEAGELPASTGSSGSSGRDSTPTPSPTPTVDAAQLAQAQAQLTQAQNAVDAAQRAVDGTTLKAPVAGTVASVAAAKGESVSGTGGSSSGSGSGSGSGSGSSSGSASSGSTSSSGSLSGFIVLTNPAGMQVTADFSEADSLKVKPGQAATVTLNAESGTVLDAKVLSVSSLPVSSSSSSGSGSSGSAVQYAATLQITSDTSNLRTGLSASIQVTTGSAGDALSVPTAAVTGTGANRSVLVVNADGSTTRTAVTVGVEGDSTDQISSGLTEGQQVQIPTVASTGSNGFPSGAFPGGLGGGTGRFGAAAGGAGGSLRGAGGGGRG from the coding sequence ATGAAGGTGCTCCCACGGCGGCGCAGGGCCGCCCTGATCAACTCGGTGCTCGGCGTGGTCGTCCTCGCGGGCGCCGGCGGCGCCTACGCGGCCGTGCACGACGACGGCAGCACGTCCGGCGGCACCGGCACGGCCCGGGTGGCGACCGTCACCAAGGGCACGGTGCTGGCCACGGTCTCCGGCTCCGGCACGCTCGCCTCCCCGAGCGACGCGGGGCTGAACTTCACCACCGGCGGCACGCTCACCCAGGTGAAGGTCAAGCCGGGTGACAAGGTCAAGAAGGGCCAGGTGCTGGCCAAGGTCGACGCCACCGACGCGAAGGCGACGCTCCAGCAGGACCAGGCCTCGCTGACCGCGGCCGAGGCGAATCTGACGAAGGCCGAGGCGGGCGAACTCCCGGCCTCCACCGGCAGTTCCGGCTCCTCCGGCCGCGACTCCACGCCCACCCCGTCGCCGACCCCGACCGTCGATGCCGCCCAACTCGCGCAGGCCCAAGCTCAGTTGACGCAGGCGCAGAACGCCGTGGACGCGGCTCAGCGCGCGGTCGACGGCACCACGCTCAAGGCCCCGGTGGCCGGCACGGTGGCCTCGGTGGCCGCGGCCAAGGGCGAGTCGGTGTCGGGCACGGGCGGCAGCAGTTCGGGCTCGGGTTCCGGCTCGGGTTCCGGCTCGGGCAGCAGCTCCGGCTCCGCGTCGTCCGGTTCCACGTCCTCCAGCGGTTCGCTCAGCGGCTTCATCGTGCTGACCAACCCGGCCGGCATGCAGGTGACCGCGGACTTCTCCGAGGCCGACTCGCTCAAGGTCAAGCCCGGCCAGGCCGCGACCGTCACGCTGAACGCCGAGTCCGGCACCGTCCTGGACGCCAAGGTGCTGTCGGTCAGTTCGCTCCCGGTGAGCAGCAGTTCGAGTTCGGGCTCCGGCTCCTCGGGCAGCGCCGTGCAGTACGCGGCCACGCTCCAGATCACCAGTGACACCTCGAACCTGCGGACCGGCCTGAGCGCCAGCATCCAGGTCACCACCGGCTCGGCCGGCGACGCGCTCAGCGTGCCGACCGCCGCGGTGACCGGCACCGGCGCCAACCGCTCGGTCCTGGTCGTCAACGCCGACGGGTCCACCACCCGTACCGCCGTGACGGTCGGTGTCGAGGGCGACAGCACCGACCAGATCAGCAGCGGCCTGACCGAGGGCCAGCAGGTGCAGATCCCGACGGTCGCCTCGACCGGCAGCAACGGCTTCCCGAGCGGCGCCTTCCCCGGCGGCCTCGGCGGCGGCACCGGCCGCTTCGGCGCGGCAGCCGGCGGCGCGGGCGGCAGCCTTCGCGGCGCCGGCGGCGGTGGCCGCGGATGA
- a CDS encoding LCP family protein yields the protein MGVRGRKPERKRGRGIRKHNRKRWIIAISVSVVVLLVGGAGAIYLKLNANIATFDSAGLSKNRPAEADADANGNKAVNVLLIGSDTRAGDNGKLGGSASGAIGRSDTTILLHVYPDHKHAVGISIPRDSLVDIPPCLLPDGKWSLDQPSAMFNSAFSMGNTEKGNPACTQNTIEKLSGLRVDHTMVVDFEGFASMTSAVHGVEVCVPNDIYQGDMNPNLGHKGKIVLKAGMQNLQGQQALDYVRVRHGVGDNSDVGRMLRQQAFLSALISKVKGQGMDPTTLLPLANAATKSLTVDPGLGSAAKLMSFGLSLKGIDLKNIQFITAPWKYTGARIDLVHPDVDDLFAELRADRTLQGVNASGKTAAPKPSPSATVDGTGIMVSVYNGTTTGGLAGKAADMLKADNFNVMNSTNAKTRDHTVTRIEYGTGAGAKTQADTVAKLFPGAELVQLDTSGVNVVLGADYAAVAAKGGTASATPKPLPTDLSKQARSADADPCSKLSYG from the coding sequence ATGGGCGTTCGTGGGCGCAAGCCGGAACGTAAGCGCGGCCGCGGGATACGCAAGCACAACCGCAAGCGGTGGATCATCGCGATCTCGGTCTCGGTCGTGGTCCTGCTGGTCGGTGGTGCCGGCGCGATCTACCTCAAGCTCAACGCGAACATCGCGACGTTCGACTCCGCCGGCCTGAGCAAGAACCGCCCGGCCGAGGCCGACGCCGACGCCAACGGCAACAAGGCCGTCAACGTCCTGCTGATCGGCTCCGACACCCGCGCCGGCGACAACGGCAAGCTCGGCGGCTCCGCGTCGGGAGCGATCGGCCGCTCCGACACCACGATCCTGCTGCACGTCTACCCCGACCACAAACACGCGGTGGGCATCTCCATACCCCGCGACTCGCTGGTCGACATACCCCCCTGCCTGCTCCCGGACGGCAAGTGGTCGCTGGACCAGCCGTCGGCGATGTTCAACTCCGCCTTCTCCATGGGCAACACCGAAAAGGGCAACCCGGCCTGCACGCAGAACACCATAGAGAAGCTGTCCGGGCTGCGGGTGGACCACACCATGGTGGTCGACTTCGAGGGCTTCGCGTCCATGACCTCCGCCGTCCACGGCGTCGAGGTCTGCGTCCCGAACGACATCTACCAGGGCGACATGAACCCCAACCTCGGCCACAAGGGCAAGATCGTCCTCAAGGCCGGGATGCAGAACCTCCAGGGCCAGCAGGCGCTGGACTACGTCCGGGTCAGGCACGGCGTCGGCGACAACTCCGACGTCGGCCGCATGCTGCGGCAGCAGGCCTTCCTGTCCGCGCTGATCAGCAAGGTCAAGGGTCAGGGCATGGACCCCACGACGCTGCTGCCGCTGGCCAACGCGGCGACCAAGTCGCTCACCGTGGACCCGGGTCTGGGCAGCGCCGCGAAGCTGATGTCCTTCGGCCTGTCGCTCAAGGGCATCGACCTGAAGAACATCCAGTTCATCACCGCGCCCTGGAAGTACACCGGCGCCCGCATAGACCTGGTCCACCCCGACGTGGACGACCTGTTCGCCGAACTGCGCGCCGACCGTACCCTCCAGGGCGTCAACGCCTCCGGCAAGACCGCCGCTCCCAAGCCGTCGCCCAGCGCGACGGTGGACGGCACCGGGATCATGGTCTCGGTCTACAACGGCACCACCACGGGCGGGCTCGCCGGCAAGGCCGCGGACATGCTGAAGGCCGACAACTTCAACGTGATGAACTCGACGAACGCCAAGACCAGGGACCACACGGTCACCCGGATCGAGTACGGCACCGGCGCCGGTGCCAAGACGCAGGCGGACACGGTCGCGAAGCTCTTCCCCGGCGCGGAGCTGGTCCAGCTCGACACGAGCGGGGTCAACGTGGTGCTCGGAGCGGATTACGCGGCTGTCGCCGCGAAGGGGGGGACGGCGTCCGCGACGCCGAAGCCGCTTCCCACCGACCTCAGCAAGCAGGCGCGGTCCGCTGACGCGGACCCGTGCTCCAAGCTGTCCTACGGGTGA